A stretch of Castanea sativa cultivar Marrone di Chiusa Pesio chromosome 2, ASM4071231v1 DNA encodes these proteins:
- the LOC142624936 gene encoding uncharacterized protein LOC142624936, giving the protein MPWVVFGDFNEITQSDEKLGWLDRDAEQMWKFRDCLIFCGLMDLGFVGQRFTWCNERLGEQRTLVRLDRIVANKEWRRIFPEAMVHHVSITASDHCLLMMSMKKRKPNKPRKKRSFFEEMWTHDKRCKEIVEMAWDLLRANPEFQIQDRLQSCQSHLMRWNHEAFGNVNKVLKRKQDRLQQLENMDLLHDTTEEIQQLRREINETLIREEVMWKQRSKALSMRWGDRNTKFFHATTTQRQWHNKIEVL; this is encoded by the coding sequence ATGCCATGGGTGGTTTTTGGGGATTTCAATGAAATCACTCAATCGGATGAGAAGCTTGGTTGGCTGGACAGAGATGCCGAGCAAATGTGGAAGTTTAGagattgtttgattttttgcgGCCTTATGGACTTGGGATTTGTTGGGCAAAGGTTTACTTGGTGCAACGAAAGACTCGGAGAACAGAGGACCCTTGTTAGATTAGACAGAATCGTTGCTAATAAGGAATGGAGAAGAATTTTCCCAGAGGCGATGGTCCACCATGTGTCAATAACTGCTTCAGACCATTGCCTCCTTATGATGTCAATGAAGAAGAGAAAGCCGAATAAACCAAGAAAGAAGAGGTCTTTCTTTGAAGAGATGTGGACCCACGATAAACGCTGTAAGGAAATTGTGGAGATGGCTTGGGACCTGTTAAGGGCAAATCCAGAGTTTCAAATTCAAGATAGGTTGCAAAGTTGTCAATCCCACCTAATGAGATGGAACCATGAGGCATTTGGGAATGTAAATAAAGTGTTGAAGCGGAAGCAAGATAGGTTGCAACAATTGGAGAATATGGACCTCCTCCATGACACGACTGAAGAAATCCAGCAACTACGAAGGGAGATTAATGAGACCCTCATTAGAGAAGAGGTGATGTGGAAACAGAGGTCAAAAGCTTTATCGATGAGATGGGGTGACCGTAATACGAAGTTCTTCCATGCAACGACAACACAAAGGCAGTGGCACAATAAAATTGAGGTTTTGTAG